The proteins below come from a single Danaus plexippus chromosome 20, MEX_DaPlex, whole genome shotgun sequence genomic window:
- the LOC116773812 gene encoding acyl-CoA synthetase short-chain family member 3, mitochondrial, whose protein sequence is MYQDAEGSFAAKIDKNKFETSISELKTKTFVSPVDMVKYDDGAVTEEYQKAYRSSLENPEKFWGEVAQEIEWTRPWDRVLDNSNPPFTKWFVGGELSVCYNAVDRHVPTKGDQIALAYDSPLTDTVKRITYAELQDQVSRLAGRLSSLGVERGSRVLIYMPLIPEAVVAMLATNRIGAIHSVVFGGFAARELRTRIEHAEPTVIIAASCGVEPNKIVRYKDILDDALCQSSHTPQKCIIYQRRRVLECSLQKGRDMCWDEALQAEPVPCVPTEANEALYILYTSGTTDDPKGIQRPCMHAATLCWSMRAVYGLKSGVWWAASDLGWVVGHSYICYGPLLAGLTTVLYEGKPDRTPDPGQYYRIIEQHRVNALFTIPTAFRVLKRADPNGKYARRYCQNTLKTIFIAGEHCDHETRRWAENIFGVSVLNHWWQTETGSPITAACLGYGMKGIRPHSTGYPVPGYDLRALREDGTECKSGEVGRLVAKLPLPPGFASTLWQSDERFKKVYFDAYQGYYDTQDVGWISAESAVWVVARADDVINVAGHRLSTAAIEDVVLKHARVADAVVVGAPDPTKGDVPLCLYVMRPPQDDEEMVTESTVTQELIALVRHLIGPIAAFRKAVAVPALPRTRSGKALRGAISRLARCQQIKLPATIEDPSVFGEIKVALQKFGYAIDAPDPEM, encoded by the exons GCCCAGGAGATCGAATGGACACGTCCTTGGGATCGTGTCTTGGACAACAGCAACCCACCTTTCACCAAATG GTTTGTGGGCGGTGagttgtctgtctgttacaaTGCTGTAGACCGTCACGTGCCAACCAAAGGTGATCAAATCGCTTTGGCTTACGACTCCCCTTTGACTGACACCGTCAAGCGCATCACCTACGCCGAACTGCAGGATCAG GTATCTCGACTGGCTGGACGACTGTCTTCTCTGGGTGTAGAGCGAGGATCTCGAGTACTCATTTATATGCCGCTAATCCCAGAAGCTGTGGTGGCTATGTTGGCTACCAATCGGATAGGTGCCATACATTCAGTGGTTTTTGGAG GTTTTGCTGCAAGAGAGTTAAGAACAAGAATTGAACATGCGGAACCAACTGTTATCATAGCAGCGAGCTGTGGAGTGGAACCAAACAAAATAGTCAG gTACAAAGACATATTGGACGACGCACTATGTCAAAGTTCGCACACGCCTCAGAAGTGTATAATATACCAAAGACGGCGCGTACTAGAATGTTCCCTGCAGAAGGGAAGAGATATGTGCTGGGATGAAGCGCTGCAGGCGGAACCTGTTCCGTGTGTTCCAACTGAAGCTAACGAAGCGTTGTACATATTGTATACATCTG gTACCACGGATGATCCGAAGGGAATCCAACGGCCGTGTATGCATGCGGCTACGCTGTGTTGGTCAATGCGAGCTGTTTACGGTTTGAAGAGTGGTGTGTGGTGGGCTGCGTCGGATCTTGGATGGGTGGTCGGTCATTCCTATATATGTTACGGACCTCTGCTAGCAGGGCTTACAACCGTTCTGTATGAAGGGAAACCAGATCGAACTCCAGACCCTGGACAGTATTATAG GATTATAGAACAACATAGAGTCAACGCTCTCTTTACGATACCAACTGCTTTCCGCGTCCTCAAGAGGGCTGACCCCAATGGAAAATATGCTAGAAGATATTGCCAAAATACCTTAAAGACGATATTCATTGCTGGAGAGCATTGTGATCACGAAACCAGA CGCTGGGCTGAAAATATCTTCGGTGTATCTGTTCTGAACCACTGGTGGCAGACAGAGACAGGCTCCCCCATCACTGCCGCATGTCTTGGATATGGGATGAAAGGGATACGGCCACATTCAACCGGATATCCTGTGCCTGGATATGATT TACGTGCTCTGAGAGAGGATGGTACTGAATGTAAATCGGGAGAAGTTGGTCGTTTGGTTGCAAAACTACCTCTGCCTCCAGGATTCGCTTCAACATTGTGGCAATCAGATGAGCGGTTTAAGAAAGTATACTTCGACGCTTATCAG GGTTATTACGATACTCAAGATGTTGGTTGGATAAGCGCTGAATCTGCTGTTTGGGTTGTGGCTAGAGCTGATGACGTCATCAACGTCGCTGGCCACAGGCTCTCGACAGCCGCCATCGAAGATGTCGTTCTGAAGCACGCCAGGGTTGCGGATGCAGTGGTCGTCGGAGCCCCCGACCCAACTAAAGGGGATGTCCCTCTTTGCTTATACGTCATGCGTCCTCCACAAGACG acGAAGAAATGGTGACGGAGAGCACGGTCACACAAGAGCTGATAGCGTTGGTGCGACACTTGATTGGACCGATTGCAGCCTTTCGGAAGGCTGTAGCTGTACCGGCACTGCCTCGCACACGATCTGGAAAGGCTTTGAGAGGAGCTATATCGAGATTGGCCAGGTGCCAGCAGATTAAGCTACCGGCTACCATCGAAGATCCAAGCGTGTTCGGCGAAATAAAGGTCGCATTGCAAAAATTTGGATACGCCATTGATGCACCGGACCCTGAAATGTAA
- the LOC116773921 gene encoding src substrate cortactin, with protein sequence MWKAATDVVAPTPAEADDWETDPDFVNDVTEQEQRWGPGGRHVEAIDMAKLREEVLEADKQIKQKQYEEGPKPSYGYGGKFGVQQDRMDKSAVGHDYIGKTEKHVSQKDYAQGFGGKFGVQTDRMDASAVGHDYVGVVSKHASQTDHSRGFGGKYGVQTDRVDKSAAGWEHKEQIEKHPSQKDYSVGFGGKFGVQVDRQDASAADWGHKEPTAAHESQTDHSRGFGGKFGVQTDRQDASAVGWDHQEKTEAHASQVDHKKGFGGKFGVQTDRVDKCAQGFDSVEKSGGYSRPRPDIGGAKPSSIRAKFENMAKEKEQEALQSVQKLRQERQQLDRSLSEKEKQRLEKEKEQNKEETASTNVFKKTEGGNAVPAAVQAVQDARQEVEQDVRQDTVHERQEVKQSNLPDVTLVGDAKDEDKEEHPRQPTIVVSPVGWEGEGEGEACEADDEDGYTARALYDYQAAAPDEISFDPDDLITNIVMIDEGWWQGLCKGAYGLFPANYVQLQDK encoded by the exons atGTGGAAAGCGGCCACTGATGTAGTGGCGCCCACACCGGCCGAGGCTGACGATTGGGAAACAGATCCCGACTTTGTGAATGATGTCACCGAACAGGAACAACGTTGGGGGCCAGGGGGAAGACATGTAGAAGCTATTGA TATGGCTAAACTCAGAGAGGAAGTTCTGGAAGCAGACAAGCAAATTAAACAGAAGCAGTACGAGGAAGGGCCCAAACCCTCATATGG ataTGGAGGTAAATTTGGTGTCCAACAAGACAGGATGGATAAATCAGCGGTCGGGCACGATTACATCGGCAAAACAGAGAAGCATGTCTCGCAGAAAGATTACGCACAAG GTTTCGGCGGTAAGTTTGGCGTTCAAACTGACCGTATGGACGCCAGCGCTGTGGGTCACGACTATGTGGGCGTCGTGTCCAAGCACGCCTCGCAGACCGATCACAGTAGGGGCTTCGGGGGGAAGTACGGCGTGCAGACTGACAGAGTTGACAAG AGCGCGGCTGGTTGGGAACACAAGGAGCAGATAGAGAAGCATCCGTCGCAGAAAGACTACTCGGTCGGCTTCGGAGGCAAGTTCGGTGTACAGGTCGACCGGCAGGACGCCAGCGCCGCCGACTGGGGACACAAGGAACCCACTGCGGCACACGAGTCGCAGACTG ATCACTCCCGCGGTTTCGGTGGTAAGTTCGGGGTGCAGACGGACAGACAGGACGCGTCCGCCGTCGGCTGGGATCACCAGGAGAAGACGGAGGCTCACGCTAGCCAAGTGGACCATAAGAAG GGCTTCGGTGGTAAGTTCGGTGTCCAAACTGACAGAGTGGATAAATGCGCCCAAGGTTTCGACTCCGTGGAGAAGTCGGGCGGGTACAGTAGACCCAGGCCGGACATCGGCGGAGCCAAGCCCAGCTCCATACGAGCCAAGTTTGAGAACATGGCCAAGGAAAAAGAACAG gAAGCTCTACAATCCGTTCAGAAATTAAGACAGGAGAGGCAACAACTAGATCGTAGTTTGTCAGAAAAA GAAAAACAACGCCTGGAGAAAGAAAAGGAGCAAAATAAAGAAGAGACGGCCAGCACGAACGTGTTCAAGAAGACTGAAGGTGGTAACGCAGTGCCCGCGGCTGTGCAGGCTGTGCAGGACGCGAGACAAGAGGTGGAGCAGGACGTTAGACAGGACACTGTGCACGAGAGGCAGGAAGTGAAGCAGAGCAACCTGCCGGATGTGACGCTCGTGGGAGACGCCAAGGACGAAGACAAGGAGGAG CATCCGCGGCAGCCCACGATAGTGGTGTCTCCTGTGGGCTGGGAGGGGGAGGGCGAGGGCGAGGCGTGCGAGGCTGACGACGAGGACGGGTACACGGCCCGCGCGCTCTACGACTACCAGGCCGCGGCGCCCGACGAAATATCATTCGACCCCGACGACCTCATCACCAACATCGTCATG ATCGACGAGGGCTGGTGGCAGGGTCTGTGTAAGGGCGCATACGGCCTGTTCCCGGCTAACTACGTACAGCTACAAGACAAATAA
- the LOC116774171 gene encoding mast cell protease 4-like, with amino-acid sequence MFSKSCVIFHIILQIICEPDQRVITTLKYSNYYVQPTIVNGEPAISGQIPYLVSIKEPVKRIGRDRTIWKNLCGGSIIGKTKVLTAAHCFEGRKFFYARNSFYLRIVAGNLRNDVTHSGKTETNVINQWRNISKVVIHKHFHFPNNDLALVFVSEKFKFRSNVDYIVTASKNLDYTRSCIAAGYGRTGFTWKDPISPVLLIARIDTMPKWRCSRVWEMNMNTFVCSASAFSDVSRGDSGGPLACKGTPDPKEESNRDLLVGVVSGKNFDKTTLYTRVSAYHDWIASDRAHTLLNNLDFIIILTLLIYAMHWAVRGAGPYAQIKALLRAS; translated from the exons ATGTTTTCTAAATCGTgtgtaatttttcatatcatccTACAAATAATATGCGAACCCGACCAGCGGGTCATAACTACgttgaaatattcaaattactaCGTCCAGCCGACGATAGTGAATGGAGAGCCGGCGATTAGCGGACAAATACCATatttagtttcaataaaagAGCCTGTAAAGAGAATCGGCAGGGATAGAACGATTTGGAAGAATTTATGCGGAGGCAGCATTATAGGGAAGACGAAAGTATTAACAGCCGCTCACTGTTTCGAAGGAAGGAAGTTTTTTTACGCGAGAAATTCATTTTACCTGCGGATTGTGGCGGGGAACCTCCGAAACGATGTGACACATTCAGGAAAAACGGAGACGAACGTTATCAATCAGTGGAGGAACATATCTAAAGTGGTCATCCACAAACATTTCCACTTCCCCAATAACGACTTGGCTCTCGTTTTCGTGAgtgaaaagtttaaatttaggaGCAACGTGGATTATATTGTTACAGCGTCCAAAAACTTGGATTACACAAGGAGCTGTATAGCAGCCGGGTATGGTAGAACAGGCTTCACTTGGAAAGATCCCATCTCCCCAGTACTACTCATAGCGAGGATAGACACGATGCCCAAATGGAGATGTTCCAGGGTATGGGAAATGAATATGAACACGTTCGTATGTTCAGCATCCGCGTTCTCTGATGTATCTAGAGGAGATTCCGGAGGGCCTTTAGCCTGTAAAGGAACACCAGATCCAAAAGAGGAGTCGAATCGTGACCTGTTAGTGGGGGTGGTTAGCGGGAAGAATTTTGACAAAACTACCCTCTACACACGAGTATCAGCTTATCACGATTGGATAGCCAGCGATAGAGCGCACACGTTGCTGAATAACCtcgattttataattatattaacccTTTTGATATat GCTATGCACTGGGCGGTTCGTGGGGCGGGCCCGTACGCCCAAATAAAAGCTCTGCTACGGGCTTCGTAG